A region of Nostoc sp. 'Peltigera membranacea cyanobiont' N6 DNA encodes the following proteins:
- a CDS encoding RidA family protein: MSRQFISSGSIFEQEIGYSRAIVDGDWVFVSGTTGFDYSSMTISDDVVKQTEQCFKNINAALTEAGLVMQDIVRVRYILPIREDFEQSWPVIRRYLGDVRPAATMIVAGLSDPRMRIEIEVTAKKTRG; encoded by the coding sequence ATGAGTCGTCAATTCATATCTTCTGGTTCTATCTTTGAGCAAGAAATTGGTTATTCTAGAGCAATTGTTGATGGAGACTGGGTTTTTGTTTCTGGTACCACGGGTTTTGATTACAGTTCGATGACCATATCTGATGATGTTGTAAAACAAACAGAACAGTGTTTTAAAAATATTAATGCTGCACTGACAGAGGCAGGACTGGTAATGCAGGATATAGTGCGAGTTCGTTACATTTTACCCATTCGAGAAGACTTTGAACAAAGCTGGCCAGTAATTCGTAGATATTTAGGAGATGTCAGACCGGCAGCAACAATGATTGTTGCAGGGCTTTCAGATCCGAGAATGCGGATTGAGATAGAGGTGACAGCAAAAAAAACTAGGGGCTAG